In Candidatus Saccharimonadales bacterium, one genomic interval encodes:
- the rsmH gene encoding 16S rRNA (cytosine(1402)-N(4))-methyltransferase RsmH, producing the protein MESTHIPVLEREVIELLDPHPGEVYFEPTAGYGGHAAVIAKRQKLGRMVLSDQDAAAVAALRERFGEKAEIWQLAMSQAARRLERENLTPQMILLDLGVSSPQLDTPERGFSFKHQGPLDMRMDQSSALSAGEVINTYSEARLATIIGRYGEEHRAKTVARAIVAARPITTTNQLAEVIRRVVGRSGRIDPATRTFQAIRMEVNAELSELEAALPILTKQLAPGGRIAVISFHSLEDRIVKQWFERESQGCICQPKLPICTCSHNATLAKLTKKPLSGANDSHNPRARSAKLRAAAKLNQNQKEGT; encoded by the coding sequence ATGGAATCAACGCACATACCCGTTCTAGAGCGCGAAGTAATCGAACTATTGGATCCACATCCAGGTGAGGTTTACTTTGAGCCAACCGCCGGCTACGGCGGACACGCCGCCGTTATTGCCAAGCGCCAAAAACTGGGCCGGATGGTTTTATCCGACCAGGACGCAGCGGCGGTGGCCGCTTTGCGAGAGCGATTCGGCGAGAAGGCCGAGATCTGGCAACTGGCGATGAGCCAGGCGGCTAGGAGGCTCGAGCGCGAAAACCTAACGCCTCAGATGATACTACTAGATCTAGGCGTCTCCAGTCCGCAACTAGACACCCCAGAGCGTGGATTCTCGTTCAAGCACCAAGGTCCCCTTGACATGCGTATGGACCAAAGCTCGGCCCTGAGCGCCGGAGAAGTCATAAACACTTACTCCGAAGCGCGATTGGCTACAATCATTGGTCGCTACGGCGAAGAGCATAGAGCTAAAACGGTGGCCCGCGCCATTGTGGCGGCCCGACCGATTACCACCACCAATCAGCTGGCCGAAGTCATTCGCCGGGTGGTTGGTCGCAGCGGCCGGATTGATCCAGCGACCAGAACCTTCCAGGCCATTCGAATGGAGGTTAACGCCGAGTTAAGCGAGTTAGAAGCGGCTCTACCGATTCTAACTAAACAACTGGCGCCCGGTGGCCGCATTGCCGTGATTAGCTTTCATTCGCTCGAAGATCGGATCGTCAAACAATGGTTCGAGCGCGAAAGCCAAGGTTGCATCTGCCAACCCAAACTGCCGATCTGCACCTGCAGCCACAATGCGACGCTAGCCAAACTGACCAAAAAGCCGCTCAGTGGGGCAAATGATAGTCATAATCCGCGCGCCCGCAGTGCCAAACTGCGAGCCGCAGCTAAATTAAACCAAAACCAAAAGGAGGGCACATGA
- the ftsW gene encoding putative lipid II flippase FtsW, which produces MTKEQPRRAHQPDYILALVIFILLAIGLVMMYSISPVLSFKVSGSAGKNYYFYNHLFGIVVGVAGWIAATTIDYRYWKRWAPGLLVLAAAALLALMVPGLASTKNGATRWLALGPFTFQPSELLKLALIVYLAAWFERRGDQIRSFTDGLIPFAVIMFISGLAVVIFQRNLSTMMVLALAAMTMYFVAGISWRHLAALLAGAGVLVWATIVMAPHRLARLSTFLNPTKNTATGYHISQALIAVGSGGIFGLGLGKSIQVHGYLPEVANDSIFAIISEEFGLIGALIVLGLFAVLIVRGFRIARAAPDTFSRLLATGISVWLFVQSLVNVAAMLSLIPLTGVPLPFVSYGGSSMLFSLIGAGILLNISKYTQYEVLDETNRQRRRNGWAHYPGSGRARSPQFTRQ; this is translated from the coding sequence ATGACCAAAGAGCAGCCGCGTCGGGCGCATCAACCCGACTACATTTTGGCGCTGGTAATCTTTATTTTGCTAGCTATCGGGTTAGTTATGATGTATTCGATTAGCCCGGTACTAAGCTTCAAAGTCTCGGGCTCTGCTGGTAAAAATTACTATTTTTATAATCATCTTTTCGGCATCGTGGTGGGTGTAGCCGGCTGGATTGCCGCAACCACCATCGATTATCGTTACTGGAAGCGCTGGGCGCCGGGGCTATTGGTTTTGGCAGCGGCTGCTTTGCTCGCCTTAATGGTGCCGGGGCTTGCTAGCACCAAAAATGGCGCCACCAGATGGTTGGCGTTAGGACCCTTTACCTTCCAACCTTCCGAGCTGCTAAAGTTGGCTTTGATTGTGTATCTGGCCGCTTGGTTTGAGCGGCGGGGGGATCAAATCCGCAGCTTCACGGATGGTCTAATCCCGTTTGCAGTTATCATGTTTATCAGCGGCCTAGCGGTCGTCATCTTCCAGCGCAATCTCTCAACTATGATGGTGCTGGCGCTAGCGGCTATGACCATGTACTTTGTAGCCGGAATTTCTTGGCGGCACCTAGCAGCCTTGCTGGCCGGAGCCGGCGTGTTAGTTTGGGCTACCATCGTGATGGCGCCGCACCGGTTGGCCAGACTTAGCACCTTCTTAAACCCAACCAAAAATACTGCTACCGGCTACCACATCTCGCAAGCTCTAATCGCGGTTGGTTCAGGCGGCATTTTTGGCCTTGGTCTAGGCAAAAGTATTCAGGTCCACGGCTATCTGCCGGAAGTTGCCAACGACTCAATTTTTGCCATCATCAGCGAGGAATTTGGTCTGATTGGAGCTCTCATCGTTTTGGGGTTGTTTGCAGTACTAATTGTGCGCGGCTTTCGCATCGCCAGAGCCGCCCCCGATACCTTTTCGCGGTTGCTGGCCACCGGGATTTCGGTCTGGCTGTTCGTCCAATCCTTGGTCAATGTAGCAGCCATGCTCTCACTAATCCCATTAACTGGAGTCCCTTTGCCCTTTGTCAGCTATGGTGGCTCGAGCATGCTCTTTTCACTGATTGGGGCCGGGATTCTGCTTAATATTTCTAAATACACACAATATGAGGTGCTAGATGAGACTAATCGTCAGCGGCGGCGGAACGGCTGGGCACATTACCCCGGTTCTGGCCGTGCTCGAAGTCCTCAATTCACGCGTCAGTGA
- a CDS encoding penicillin-binding protein 2 — MTTFSETRLARRRLGLLLAGSIVVICAIGARLVQLQIFDHGHYLALAKSSQSHKYEVPAKRGQIYVLDGDQKSPLVLNQTLHTIYADPRFVSDKVKTAQAISAITGASSASYEQAMAAPGDYVVLARKVSDDQNDKIAALKLSGIGSQDENYRLYPEGSLASQLLGFVNSEGKGQYGLEAYLDKDLAGTPGQLNATTDINGIPIATANNLSKPPVDGNSYVLTIDRNIQAQAEKYLAAGVQAVGAASGSVVVIDPTSGAVKAMANYPTYDPSDYSHVSDFSLFSNSVTSNAFEPGSGFKTFTMATGLDTGKVTPSTTYNDTGSFEVNGYTIKNSENRVYGSETMSQVILRSLNTGVMFVLRSLGTDPNKITKEGKQVLYDYLTNHFAFGVKTGIEQAGESAGRVNSPKASDVNYANMTFGQGLSITMMQMVQAYVPVANGGTMYQPYLIDQVIHPDGSVSKTQPRVIKDHVISAATAAQLAPMLEAVVDSGTGRATKIAGYKIAGKTGTAQVPKSDGSGYDPTKNIGSFTGFAPVGDPKFVMMVRINEPKTPGFAESTTVPVFGNIATWLLRYLAVPPSS, encoded by the coding sequence ATGACAACTTTTTCCGAAACCCGATTGGCCCGCAGGCGCCTAGGGCTGCTCCTAGCTGGGTCAATTGTTGTAATTTGTGCCATCGGTGCCAGATTAGTTCAACTCCAGATTTTTGACCATGGACACTACTTAGCCTTGGCCAAATCATCGCAATCGCACAAATATGAGGTGCCGGCCAAACGCGGCCAAATTTATGTCTTAGACGGTGACCAAAAATCGCCGTTGGTGCTAAACCAAACTTTGCACACTATTTATGCCGACCCACGTTTTGTCAGCGACAAAGTCAAAACCGCCCAAGCGATTAGCGCCATCACCGGCGCCAGCAGCGCAAGTTATGAGCAGGCCATGGCGGCCCCCGGCGATTATGTGGTGCTGGCTCGTAAGGTCTCCGATGATCAAAATGATAAAATTGCGGCCCTAAAGTTATCGGGCATTGGCAGCCAAGACGAAAACTACCGGCTCTACCCCGAGGGTTCGCTGGCTAGCCAACTGCTCGGTTTTGTTAACAGTGAGGGCAAGGGTCAATATGGCTTGGAAGCCTATTTGGACAAGGATTTGGCTGGTACCCCCGGTCAACTCAATGCCACTACCGATATCAACGGGATCCCAATTGCCACAGCCAATAACTTAAGCAAGCCACCGGTTGATGGAAACAGTTATGTCCTGACTATCGACCGCAACATTCAAGCCCAAGCCGAAAAGTATTTAGCCGCCGGAGTCCAAGCGGTTGGTGCGGCCTCGGGTAGTGTGGTGGTGATCGATCCCACCAGCGGGGCCGTAAAAGCCATGGCCAATTATCCGACCTATGATCCTAGTGATTACAGCCACGTTAGCGACTTCAGCCTGTTTAGTAACTCGGTTACGAGCAACGCTTTTGAGCCTGGCTCGGGCTTTAAAACTTTCACCATGGCGACCGGGCTTGATACCGGCAAAGTTACTCCGTCCACAACCTACAACGATACCGGCTCTTTTGAGGTCAACGGCTACACCATTAAAAACTCTGAAAACCGGGTTTACGGCTCAGAAACCATGAGTCAAGTTATACTGCGGTCCCTAAACACTGGTGTCATGTTTGTACTGCGCAGCCTAGGCACAGATCCCAATAAGATCACCAAAGAGGGCAAGCAAGTGCTCTATGATTACCTAACTAACCATTTTGCCTTTGGGGTTAAGACGGGGATAGAGCAAGCCGGGGAAAGTGCTGGGCGCGTCAATTCACCCAAAGCCTCGGACGTTAATTATGCCAATATGACTTTCGGGCAGGGGCTTTCCATTACCATGATGCAGATGGTTCAAGCTTACGTCCCGGTGGCAAATGGCGGGACCATGTATCAGCCCTATTTGATCGACCAGGTGATCCACCCCGATGGCAGTGTGAGTAAAACCCAACCGAGGGTGATTAAAGACCACGTCATCTCGGCCGCTACAGCGGCTCAGCTGGCCCCGATGCTTGAGGCGGTGGTTGATAGTGGCACCGGTCGAGCTACCAAAATCGCCGGCTATAAAATCGCTGGTAAAACTGGTACGGCTCAGGTGCCAAAAAGTGATGGCTCTGGTTACGATCCAACCAAAAACATTGGCTCCTTTACGGGCTTTGCACCGGTTGGCGATCCCAAATTTGTAATGATGGTCCGTATCAACGAACCCAAAACTCCGGGCTTCGCCGAATCCACCACCGTACCGGTTTTTGGCAACATTGCAACTTGGCTGCTGCGCTATCTAGCAGTACCGCCGAGTTCTTAA
- the mraY gene encoding phospho-N-acetylmuramoyl-pentapeptide-transferase, producing MTFLHNTEIVPLSHIFIMFILTFAVAMILTPLYTDLAYRYKWWRRPRENAVTGEAAPVYQSLHAGKHKRNIPTMAGIIMIVAVALVTVVLNLDRNQTWLPLAMLVIFGALGLVDDISNLFFSDKRGGLSVKTQLLALIGLAIIGASWFYFKLGYNLIHVPAVGDFSIGWLYIPLFVLVVVSCAKSISITDGLDGLAGGLLSVVFGAYGVIAYFQGSYGIAGFCAALVGAIMAFTWFNIFPARFFMGQTGSTALGATLGAVAMLTNAVFVLPIIGAVFVIEAGSSLIQITSKKVFKRKIFLSAPLHHHLEAIGWPETKVTMRLWVVGQIAAAIGLVLGLLGNHLR from the coding sequence ATGACTTTCCTCCACAACACCGAAATTGTTCCGCTGTCACACATCTTTATTATGTTCATCCTGACCTTTGCGGTGGCCATGATTTTAACGCCACTCTACACCGATTTGGCCTATCGCTATAAATGGTGGCGTCGTCCCCGCGAAAACGCCGTCACCGGGGAAGCGGCACCGGTTTATCAATCGCTGCACGCTGGCAAACACAAACGCAACATCCCAACCATGGCCGGCATCATAATGATTGTGGCTGTAGCTTTAGTAACAGTGGTACTCAATCTGGATCGTAATCAAACCTGGCTACCATTAGCCATGCTGGTCATTTTTGGAGCCTTGGGCTTAGTAGATGATATTAGCAACCTCTTCTTTAGTGATAAAAGGGGAGGCTTGAGTGTCAAAACCCAATTGCTCGCTCTAATTGGGCTTGCCATCATAGGGGCCAGTTGGTTTTATTTTAAGCTAGGTTACAACCTGATCCATGTGCCAGCGGTAGGGGATTTCAGTATCGGCTGGCTCTACATCCCATTATTCGTGCTGGTGGTAGTGTCCTGCGCCAAATCAATTTCCATCACCGACGGTCTAGATGGCCTAGCTGGGGGGTTGCTCTCAGTGGTGTTTGGCGCCTACGGTGTGATTGCTTACTTCCAGGGCAGCTACGGCATCGCGGGCTTTTGTGCGGCTTTGGTCGGTGCCATTATGGCTTTCACCTGGTTCAATATTTTTCCGGCCCGCTTCTTTATGGGCCAAACCGGCTCAACAGCACTAGGAGCCACACTAGGGGCTGTAGCTATGCTGACTAACGCCGTATTTGTATTACCAATCATCGGGGCCGTCTTTGTGATCGAAGCCGGCTCCAGCTTAATCCAAATCACTTCCAAGAAAGTCTTTAAGCGCAAGATTTTTCTATCGGCCCCGTTGCATCATCACCTGGAAGCCATCGGCTGGCCGGAAACCAAAGTCACAATGCGGTTGTGGGTGGTTGGTCAAATTGCCGCCGCCATTGGCTTGGTCCTGGGCTTGCTCGGGAATCATCTGCGATGA
- the murG gene encoding undecaprenyldiphospho-muramoylpentapeptide beta-N-acetylglucosaminyltransferase: MRLIVSGGGTAGHITPVLAVLEVLNSRVSDLDVLWVGQAGGMEARIVAAHDINFAAIRAGKFRRVHSRHIIKKIFDPTTIGLNARDSLRVVSGIYQSMGVIRRFKPDLIFIKGGYVGLPLGIAAGLLKVPYIIHESDLVPGLANRMLAKRAAAVAVGFPVDKYHDLPGNHLVYTGNPVRRELLDIDPAKAKRHFGLSAELPVILITGGSQGAREINELVVEALPKLIKQYQIIHLTGEHEIESVQFQVRRLSLSHPEHYQAHAFLTSDMGQALAAADVVVSRAGANTIAELALLEKPTVLIPNQTMAGHQVDNARMLARAGAARVISEDQLSPAVLERELATITGSKQEQDYLRQHLRQFAVPDADRRLAEEIMTVAHGAL, encoded by the coding sequence ATGAGACTAATCGTCAGCGGCGGCGGAACGGCTGGGCACATTACCCCGGTTCTGGCCGTGCTCGAAGTCCTCAATTCACGCGTCAGTGATTTAGATGTCCTTTGGGTGGGGCAGGCCGGCGGTATGGAGGCCAGAATTGTGGCTGCCCACGATATTAACTTTGCCGCCATCCGGGCCGGTAAATTTAGGCGAGTTCATTCTCGCCATATTATCAAAAAGATTTTTGATCCCACTACCATTGGCTTGAATGCCCGCGATAGTTTGCGGGTGGTTTCGGGTATTTATCAATCAATGGGGGTGATTCGTCGCTTCAAACCAGACCTAATTTTTATCAAAGGTGGCTACGTCGGTCTGCCTCTGGGGATTGCGGCTGGGCTCTTGAAAGTACCTTACATTATTCACGAATCTGATCTGGTGCCGGGGCTAGCTAATCGGATGCTGGCTAAACGGGCAGCAGCGGTGGCAGTTGGTTTTCCGGTCGATAAGTACCATGATTTACCCGGCAATCATTTGGTCTATACCGGCAACCCAGTGCGACGGGAGTTATTAGATATCGATCCGGCTAAAGCCAAGCGTCATTTTGGGCTGTCGGCTGAGTTGCCAGTGATTTTAATTACGGGCGGCAGCCAAGGGGCTAGGGAAATTAATGAATTAGTCGTTGAAGCCTTACCCAAATTAATCAAACAATATCAAATTATTCATTTAACCGGCGAACACGAAATCGAGAGCGTTCAATTCCAAGTTCGGCGCTTGAGCCTGTCTCATCCTGAACACTATCAAGCCCATGCCTTCTTAACTAGCGACATGGGCCAGGCTCTAGCGGCCGCCGACGTGGTGGTTAGCCGAGCCGGCGCCAACACCATTGCCGAGCTGGCCCTGCTCGAAAAACCGACGGTATTAATCCCGAACCAAACTATGGCCGGCCACCAAGTCGATAACGCTCGCATGCTGGCTCGGGCTGGGGCGGCTCGCGTGATTAGCGAAGATCAACTCTCGCCAGCGGTCCTCGAGCGCGAGCTGGCTACCATCACCGGGTCCAAGCAAGAGCAGGACTATCTCCGCCAGCACCTGCGCCAATTTGCCGTGCCAGATGCCGATCGTCGCCTGGCCGAAGAAATTATGACGGTGGCTCATGGCGCGCTATAG